In a single window of the Rhineura floridana isolate rRhiFlo1 chromosome 3, rRhiFlo1.hap2, whole genome shotgun sequence genome:
- the LOC133381956 gene encoding zinc finger protein ZFP2-like, with protein sequence MQEQKLRSQDGTKRQGERETHTGDKPYKCLECGKSFIWSSALTSHQRTHTGDKPYKCLECGKSFRWSNALTVHQRTHTGDKPYKCLECGKSFRWSNALTVHQRIHTGDKPYKCLECGKSFSDSSTLTSHQRTHTEDKPYTCFECGKNFRWSSSLTQHQRTHTGQTLSMLGVWKELR encoded by the coding sequence atgcaggagcagaaactgaggagtcaagatggaacAAAGAGacaaggggagagagagactcacacaggggacaaaccttataaatgcttggagtgtggaaagagcttcatctgGAGTAGtgcccttacttcacatcaaagaactcacacaggggacaaaccttataaatgcttggagtgtggaaagagcttcaggtggagtaacGCCCTTACGgttcatcaaagaactcacacaggggacaaaccttataaatgcttagagtgtggaaagagcttcaggtggagtaacGCCCTTACggttcatcaaagaattcacacaggggacaaaccttataaatgcttggagtgtggaaagagcttcagtgacagcagcacccttacttcgcatcaaagaactcacacagaggacaaaccttatacatgcttcgagtgtggaaagaacttcaggtggagtagcagcCTTActcaacatcaaagaactcacacgggacaaaccttatcaatgcttggagtgtggaaagagcttcggtAA